GCCCCTCTACGACGACGAACCGGTGCTCTTCCTCGCGCGGCACGCAGGACCGGGCGACTCGCTGCTCATCGCCTGGCTCATCTCGCACGAGTTGCACCGGGCACCGCGTGTGGTGCTCAAACGCTTCCTGATGTGGGATCCGGCGATCGATCTGATCATCCACCGTCTCGATGGCTACTTCCTGCCGCCCAAGGGCACACCGGCCGCGCAGCGCAAAGCCTCGCTCACGGCGTTCTGCGCATCCATGGGTCCGCACGATGGTGCGATGGTCTTCCCGGAGGGCCAGAACTGGACGCCGGCCCGGCACGCGGCGGCGATCGAAAGTGACCGCGCCAGTGACGATCCCGAGGCCGCGATGCGCGTCGCCTGGTTGGAACGCCACCCCACCGTCTTGACGCCGCGGGTCGGCGCCGCGGCCAACTTCATCGACGCCGTGCCAGGTCTGCGGGTGATCTGCATCTGGCACGCGGGCGTAGAGGACCTACACACCCTCAAGGCGGTCTGGGCCGCGATCCCCCTGCGGGAACCCGCGCACGTCCGCTTCACCGAGCGTCGTCCGGTGCCCACCGGAGCGGCGCTGAAGGACTACCTCTACGACGAGTGGGGCGAGTTGGACGACTGGTCCCGGCAGATCAGTCACCACCCGGCGACACCGGGCGAACGCCCGCTCTATACCGAGCAGATCACCACGCGGTCATTCCTCACTCAGTTGCGGGCGTCGTCGCGGCGCGCAAAGCGAACGTAAGCCCGTCGATCCGCGCTCGCACCTCACCGTCGGTGGCCAATCGCTCGCCGATCGTGGTGGCCACCTTCTGCACCTGCTCCTGGGTCAGACCCGGCGCAAGAACGATCCCCAACCGCAGCACGCCCGGTCCGACGTCGGAGCCGTCCTCGAGGGTCACATCGACAACCGCATCGAGATCACGTACGGCGACCCGAACCTTCTCGGCCACGAACGGGTCCGCATGGGCTGGCAGCCAATCCTGTTGCTGCGCAAGAGCCCACAGCATGCTGGGTCGAACGACCACCTGTGTCGCGGTGCCGGGATCGACGACCAGCACATCGCACTGCTCACTGATCGCAGCCCGGGCCGCGACAGGAGCCAACACCGGCGAGGGCCGCGCGTCGCTGCTCCACGCCGCCAGCGAGTCCAGCCCGGTGAAGACGGGCAATGCCCGCTCCCCCTGCGGGCCCTGCACGATGACCGTCGCCATCGACGCGGCCTTATCGCCGCCGTGCTCATCGCGACCTTCTTCGGTCGCCACCACCGGGACCAACACCCGGGCGTCAGCCAGGGCGCTCATCCAGCAGCGCTCATCCTGGGTCAGCGACGCCCGAAGGGCAGGATCCGCCGAGCCGTCGTCCGCACCGAAGCCGGTGTCGGTGACCTCGCGGCCGCCCCAGGGCAGCCCGGCCGAATCAGTCACGGGCGGCCCGCGAGGTCGAGAGCTTCGGGCAGGCCGAACGCGCCGCGGTAGAGCGCCGACCCGATGATCGCCCCCTCGACCCCAGCAGGAACCATCGCTCGCAATGCTTCGATGTCCGCGAGGGTGGACACGCCGCCGGAGGCCACCACCGGTCGGTCCGTTCGGTCGCAAACCTGTTGCAGTAGAGAGATATTCGGCCCTTGAAGCATGCCGTCCTTGGCGACGTCGGTGACGACGTACCGAGCGCAGCCCTCGCTGTCCAGCCGGGCCAGGGTCTCCCACAGATCGCCACCTTCCTTGGTCCAGCCCCGCGCCGCCAGTGTCGTACCCCGCACGTCGAGGCCGACGGCGATCCGGTCGCCGTACTGGGCGATCGCGGCCGCGGTCCACTCCGGGTCCTCCAGAGCGGCTGTGCCCAGGTTGACCCGCCGGCATCCGGTGGCCAACGCCCGCTCGAGGGTCTCCTGGTCCCGGATGCCACCGGACATCTCGACCTTGATGTCGAGGCGTCCGACGATGTCGGCGAGCAACGGTGCGTTGCTGCCCCGCCCGAACGCCGCGTCGAGGTCAACCAGGTGCAGCCATTCGGCACCCTGGTCCTGCCACGCCTTCGCCGCCTCCCATGGGTCGCCGAACTGGCCACCGGTGCCGGCCACCCCCTGCACCAGCTGGACGGCCTGGCCGCCGGCGACATCGACCGCCGGCAGCAACTCGAGGCGTGCCTCACTCACAATGGGTCCTTCCGAACGTGACGATGATTAGTTGAAGCTCTGAATCCAGTTGCGCAGGAGGGCCGCTCCCGCATCCCCGGACTTCTCCGGGTGGAACTGCGTGCCCCACAGGGCGCCGTCCTGGAGGGCGGCGACGAAGGGTTGGCCGTGCTCGGCGTGGGCGATCTGTGCAGCGCTCGAATCGGTGGCTGCGTAGGAATGCACGAAGTAGAACCGCTGGTCGGCGATCCCGTCGAACATCGGCAGTTCCGCGGCATCCGTCACCAAGGACCAGCCCATGTGCGGGACGACCGGAGCCTGCAGGCGGCTGACCAGACCGTTGACGACACCCAGCCCCGGGAGCGGCTCGCCTGCGGGCTCGGTGGAGCCGTCGAAGAGGATCTGATGGCCGACGCAGACGCCGAGCACCGGTGCGGTATCGGCGAGTCGTTGCCGGATGAGCGCGTCGCCGCCGACCTCCAGCAGGCCGCGCATACAGGCGTGGAAGTTGCCGACGCCCGGCACGTAGAGTCCGTCGGCCCGGCGTACGACGTCGGGGTCGGCAGTCAAGGTGACCTGCGCGCCCACCCGGGTCAGCATCCGCAAGACCGAGTGCACGTTGCCGCTGCCGTAGTCGAGTACGGCGACCGTTGCCGTCATGAGGACTTCAGCTCCTCGGCGATGTCGCGCTCCTCACGGGTCACCTTCTCGAACCGGCGGACCGACCGCTCGTCGGGTTCGACGAGCGCAGCGCCGGAAGCGTGCCGCACAGCACCTGGTTCCAACAACTCGGCGCCGGGCAGACCCAGCGCGTCGATGAGATCGTGCAGTAGCTCATCGGGAGCAAGAGCGGTGTCTCGCAGGACCCCTTCGACGTGGGGCAGGTCTTCGCGCACGATGCCCGCGACGTTGACCAGGTCGGCCGGACGCACCGCCGGGAAGGGTGTCGGTCCGCTGGGCCCCTGGCCGGTCTGCCAGATGAGCCAGCGCGGCACCGCACGCCATCCGGGCGGGTGCACGACGAGAACGGCGCGCGCGTCGATCACGGCGAAACACAACGCGGCGCGCAGACCGGAGGGAATCGGCCGGTTGGTCAACATCGGGACCGATTTGTCGTACGGCGCGCTCGTGCGAGCCTCCGCGCCGGCCGGCACGACTGCGGTCCAGCCCCCCACCGGCACCACGTAGGCCGGCACGGACCCGCGCCGCAACCACGCGGTGACCCGGTGGGTGTCACTGCGCAGCAACAGCAGCAGGGTGTCCGCGGTCATCGTCGCTAGAGCGCGCCTTTGGCGCTCGGGATGCCCACGACCCGCGGATCCCGCTCGACGGCGAAGCGCAGAGCGCGCGCGACGGCTTTGAACTGGCACTCGGCGATGTGGTGCGGATCGCGGCCGGACAGCAGACGCACGTGCAGGGCGATCCCGGCGTGCGTCGCGAAACTCTGGAAGACGTGCTGGGTCAACGAACCGGTGTAAGCGCCACCGATGATGACGTACGCCTGGGCGTCCGGCTCCCCCTCGTGCACGAAGAACGGCCGACCCGCGACATCGACGACGGCTTGCGCCAGGGCCTCGTCCAACGGCACCAGCGCATCGCCGAAGCGGCTGATCCCGCTCTTGTCCCCCAGCGCCTCTCGGACCGCGTCGCCGAGCACGATGGCGGTGTCTTCGACGCTGTGGTGCGCGTCGATGTCGATGTCACCGGTCGTGGTGACCTTCAGGTCGATCAGGCTGTGCCGGGCGAAACTGTCGAGCATGTGGTCGTAGAACCGCACCCCTGTGCTGACTTCCGCTTCGCCGGTGCCGTCAAGGTCCAGCCACAGATCGACCGAACTCTCTTTGGTGGACCGCTGCAGGTGCGCGGTCCGGTGCTGCTGGCTCACAGTGTCTCCTCCTGCAGCACGATGCTGCCGTCCTCGATGCTCTCGCGCAGTACCCGCAACACGGTCTGCGTCTCCTGCGGTGTGCCGGCGGTGATCCGCAGATGGTTGGGGATGCCGACGTCGCGGACCAGGACCCCGCGATCCAGCAGCACCTGCCAGGCGGCCGCGGCATCCGCGAATCCGCCGACCAAGACGAAGTTGGCGTCCGAGGGAACCGGCTTCAGGCCGAGTTGGCCTGTGACCGCGGCCAATTCGTCGCGGGTGGCCTTGATGTCCTCGACCATGGACAGCATCGTGCCCGCGTGTTCCAGGGCCGCCTCGGCAACGGCTTGGGTGACCGAGGACAGGTGGTAGGGCAACCGCACCAGCCGCAGCAACTGGGTGAGTTCGGGATCAGCGGCCAGATAGCCCAACCGCACGCCGGCGAACGCGAACGCCTTCGACATCGTGCGGGTCACAACCAGCCGTTCGCGCCCGGGCAGCAAGGTCAGCGCGCTGCGTGTGCCCGGCCGCGCGAACTCGGCGTACGCCTCGTCGACGACCACGATGCCGTCCGGCAGCGCGTCGTAGACCGCCTCCACGATGTCGAGGCCGATCGCGGTGCCGGTGGGATTGTTCGGGGAGCACAGGAAGACGATGTCCGGGCGGTGCTCGCGGACCTGCTGCACGGCGAGCTCGGCGTCCACGTCGTAGTCCGCGCCAGTGGCGTTGCGCAGCCCGTCGACCCAGCCGGTGCCTGCGCCACGGCTGATGATCGGGTGCATGGAGTACGCCGGGGTGAAGCCGAGCGCGACCCGACCGGGACCGCCGAACGCCTGAACGATGTGTGAGAGCACCTCGTTGGAGCCATTGCCGGCCCACAACTGCTCCGGCGACAGTTCGACGCCGGTGGCGATCTGTAGGTAACCCGCCAACGCCGTTCGGAGAGCGACGAATTCGCGGTCGGGGTAGCGGTTCAGGTCCGGAGCAACCTGCGCCACGCGTGCGGTGATCGCCTCGACGACGTCGTCCGGCACGGAGTAGGAGGACTCGTTGGTGTTCAAGGCGACGGCCACGGGAAGCTGCGGCGCGCCGTACGCCGATTGGCCGCGCAGGTCCGGACGCAGCAGATCAGTCAGCCGGCTGCGTGACTGGATGTCCTCGCTCATGGCAGCGCGTCACCGAAGCGCGCCGTCACGGCCTGGCCGTGCGCCGGCAGGTCCTCGGAGTTGGCCAGGGTCACCACGGTTGCCGCGACGTCCGCGAGCGCCTCGCGGGTGTAGTCGACCACGTGGATGCCGCGCAGGAACGACTGCACCGACAAACCGGCACTGTGGCAGGCACACCCACCGGTCGGCAGGACGTGGTTGGAGCCGGCGGCGTAGTCGCCGAGACTGACCGGCGCGTAGTCACCGACGAAGATCGCCCCGGCGTTGCGGATCCCGGCCGCGACCTCAGCGGCGTCGCGGGTCTGGATCTCCAGGTGC
The window above is part of the Branchiibius hedensis genome. Proteins encoded here:
- a CDS encoding 1-acyl-sn-glycerol-3-phosphate acyltransferase, which encodes MNLPVAPTPVRRTFQPLIMLLEIAFLIIIGAFSGLMVLLGMFPFARKAIRLCIMATGLIGLDLFITLGCWRLWLLRRFGRSDPATWRTDHIRLLGDTLDRYVRVAQRVVGFRVAATDLTQPLYDDEPVLFLARHAGPGDSLLIAWLISHELHRAPRVVLKRFLMWDPAIDLIIHRLDGYFLPPKGTPAAQRKASLTAFCASMGPHDGAMVFPEGQNWTPARHAAAIESDRASDDPEAAMRVAWLERHPTVLTPRVGAAANFIDAVPGLRVICIWHAGVEDLHTLKAVWAAIPLREPAHVRFTERRPVPTGAALKDYLYDEWGELDDWSRQISHHPATPGERPLYTEQITTRSFLTQLRASSRRAKRT
- a CDS encoding SseB family protein; translated protein: MTDSAGLPWGGREVTDTGFGADDGSADPALRASLTQDERCWMSALADARVLVPVVATEEGRDEHGGDKAASMATVIVQGPQGERALPVFTGLDSLAAWSSDARPSPVLAPVAARAAISEQCDVLVVDPGTATQVVVRPSMLWALAQQQDWLPAHADPFVAEKVRVAVRDLDAVVDVTLEDGSDVGPGVLRLGIVLAPGLTQEQVQKVATTIGERLATDGEVRARIDGLTFALRAATTPATE
- the priA gene encoding bifunctional 1-(5-phosphoribosyl)-5-((5-phosphoribosylamino)methylideneamino)imidazole-4-carboxamide isomerase/phosphoribosylanthranilate isomerase PriA, coding for MVSEARLELLPAVDVAGGQAVQLVQGVAGTGGQFGDPWEAAKAWQDQGAEWLHLVDLDAAFGRGSNAPLLADIVGRLDIKVEMSGGIRDQETLERALATGCRRVNLGTAALEDPEWTAAAIAQYGDRIAVGLDVRGTTLAARGWTKEGGDLWETLARLDSEGCARYVVTDVAKDGMLQGPNISLLQQVCDRTDRPVVASGGVSTLADIEALRAMVPAGVEGAIIGSALYRGAFGLPEALDLAGRP
- the hisH gene encoding imidazole glycerol phosphate synthase subunit HisH, which translates into the protein MTATVAVLDYGSGNVHSVLRMLTRVGAQVTLTADPDVVRRADGLYVPGVGNFHACMRGLLEVGGDALIRQRLADTAPVLGVCVGHQILFDGSTEPAGEPLPGLGVVNGLVSRLQAPVVPHMGWSLVTDAAELPMFDGIADQRFYFVHSYAATDSSAAQIAHAEHGQPFVAALQDGALWGTQFHPEKSGDAGAALLRNWIQSFN
- the hisB gene encoding imidazoleglycerol-phosphate dehydratase HisB, which produces MSQQHRTAHLQRSTKESSVDLWLDLDGTGEAEVSTGVRFYDHMLDSFARHSLIDLKVTTTGDIDIDAHHSVEDTAIVLGDAVREALGDKSGISRFGDALVPLDEALAQAVVDVAGRPFFVHEGEPDAQAYVIIGGAYTGSLTQHVFQSFATHAGIALHVRLLSGRDPHHIAECQFKAVARALRFAVERDPRVVGIPSAKGAL
- a CDS encoding histidinol-phosphate transaminase; the encoded protein is MSEDIQSRSRLTDLLRPDLRGQSAYGAPQLPVAVALNTNESSYSVPDDVVEAITARVAQVAPDLNRYPDREFVALRTALAGYLQIATGVELSPEQLWAGNGSNEVLSHIVQAFGGPGRVALGFTPAYSMHPIISRGAGTGWVDGLRNATGADYDVDAELAVQQVREHRPDIVFLCSPNNPTGTAIGLDIVEAVYDALPDGIVVVDEAYAEFARPGTRSALTLLPGRERLVVTRTMSKAFAFAGVRLGYLAADPELTQLLRLVRLPYHLSSVTQAVAEAALEHAGTMLSMVEDIKATRDELAAVTGQLGLKPVPSDANFVLVGGFADAAAAWQVLLDRGVLVRDVGIPNHLRITAGTPQETQTVLRVLRESIEDGSIVLQEETL